A portion of the Ascaphus truei isolate aAscTru1 chromosome 14, aAscTru1.hap1, whole genome shotgun sequence genome contains these proteins:
- the LOC142466043 gene encoding LOW QUALITY PROTEIN: eukaryotic initiation factor 4A-II-like (The sequence of the model RefSeq protein was modified relative to this genomic sequence to represent the inferred CDS: inserted 2 bases in 1 codon), with protein MFVLDEAVEMLSRGFKDQIXEIFQKLSTNIQVVLLSATMPTDVLEVTKKLMRDPIRILVKKEVLTLEDIKQFYINVEREEWKLDTLCDLYETLTITQAVIFLNTRRKVDWLTEKMHSRDFTVSALHGDMDQKERDVIMREFRSGSSRVLITIDLLLVVLMCSKCHWLLIMTCQPIVRTTFTGLGVEVVFGRKGILGLAMTKPLPPGHVTAQMSCVAAAPYFNVPRSEKSGSRTVPQTVWESLAALLEERNGDFEWSPRSLRSLHKWSAQNCC; from the exons ATGTTTGTTTTGGATGAGGCAGTTGAAATGTTGAGCCGTGGGTTCAAGGATCAAAT TGAGATTTTTCAAAAGTTGAGCACAAACATTCAG GTTGTCCTGCTGTCTGCCACAATGCCAACAGACGTGTTGGAAGTGACCAAAAAGTTAATGAGGGATCCAATTCGCATCCTTGTGAAAAAAGAGGTACTGACCCTTGAGGATATCAAACAGTTCTACATTAATGTTGAGCGAGAG GAATGGAAGCTGGACACTCTTTGTGATTTGTATGAAACTTTGACTATTACACAGGCTGTTATCTTTCTTAATACTAGAAGAAAAGTTGATTGGCTGACTGAGAAAATGCATTCTAGAGATTTTACAGTCTCTGCTCTG CATGGTGACATGGACCAGAAGGAGCGAGATGTCATTATGAGAGAATTTAGATCTGGATCTAGTCGTGTATTGATCACTATAGACTTGCTG CTCGTGGTATTGATGTGCAGCAAGTGTCATTGGTTATTAATTATGACCTGCCAACCAATCGTGAGAACTACATTCACAG GGTTGGGCGTGGAGGTCGTTTTTGGTAGAAAAGGCATTCTTGGTTTGGCCATGACCAAACCTTTGCCACCAGGACACGTCACCGCTCAGATGTCCTGCGTGGCTGCTGCTCCATATTTTAATGTCCCGCGTTCAGAGAAATCTGGTTCCAGGACTGTGCCGCAGACTGTGTGGGAATCGTTGGCTGCCTTGTTAGAGGAAAGGAACGGGGACTTTGAGTGGTCTCCCCGCTCTCTCAGGAGTCTTCATAAATGGTCTGCGCAGAACTGCTGCTAA
- the EIF4A2 gene encoding eukaryotic initiation factor 4A-II isoform X1 produces MSGGSAEYTRDHGGPEGMDPDGVIESNWNEIVDNFDDMSLKESLLRGIYAYGFEKPSAIQQRAIMPCIKGYDVIAQAQSGTGKTATFAISILQQLEIDLKETQALVLAPTRELAQQIQKVILALGDYMGAMCHACIGGTNVRNEMQKLQAEAPHIVVGTPGRVFDMLNRRYLSPKWIKMFVLDEADEMLSRGFKDQIYEIFQKLSTNIQVVLLSATMPTDVLEVTKKFMRDPIRILVKKEELTLEGIKQFYINVEREEWKLDTLCDLYETLTITQAVIFLNTRRKVDWLTEKMHSRDFTVSALHGDMDQKERDVIMREFRSGSSRVLITTDLLARGIDVQQVSLVINYDLPTNRENYIHRIGRGGRFGRKGVAINFVTEEDKRILRDIETFYNTTVEEMPMNVADLI; encoded by the exons ATGTCAGGCGGCTCCGCGGAGTATACCAG AGATCATGGCGGCCCTGAAGGAATGGACCCCGATGGTGTCATCGAG AGCAACTGGAATGAAATTGTTGACAATTTTGATGATATGAGTCTAAAAGAATCTCTCCTGAGAGGGATTTATGCGTACGGTTTTGAAAAACCGTCTGCTATTCAGCAAAGAGCAATTATGCCATGTATTAAAG GGTATGATGTGATTGCTCAAGCTCAGTCAGGTACTGGCAAGACAGCCACATTTGCTATTTCCATCCTGCAGCAGCTGGAGATTGATCTCAAGGAGACCCAGGCTCTAGTATTGGCCCCCACAAGAGAACTGGCTCAACAG atccagAAAGTAATTTTGGCTCTTGGTGACTATATGGGTGCAATGTGCCATGCTTGTATTGGAGGTACAAATGTTCGCAATGAGATGCAGAAGCTGCAGGCCGAGGCGCCTCACATTGTCGTTGGAACTCCCGGGCGTGTATTTGACATGTTAAACCGCAGATATCTTT ctccAAAATGGATCAAGATGTTTGTTTTGGATGAGGCAGATGAAATGTTGAGCCGTGGGTTCAAGGATCAAATCTATGAGATTTTTCAAAAGTTGAGCACAAACATTCAG GTTGTCCTGCTGTCTGCCACAATGCCAACAGACGTGTTGGAAGTGACCAAAAAGTTCATGAGGGATCCAATTCGCATCCTTGTGAAAAAAGAGGAACTGACCCTTGAGGGTATCAAACAGTTCTACATTAACGTTGAGCGAGAG GAATGGAAGCTGGACACTCTTTGTGATTTGTATGAAACTTTGACTATTACACAGGCTGTTATCTTTCTTAATACTAGAAGAAAAGTTGATTGGCTGACTGAGAAAATGCATTCTAGAGATTTTACAGTCTCTGCTCTG CATGGTGACATGGACCAGAAGGAGCGGGATGTCATTATGAGAGAATTTCGGTCTGGATCTAGTCGTGTATTGATCACTACAGACTTGCTG GCTCGTGGTATTGATGTGCAGCAAGTGTCATTGGTTATTAATTATGACCTGCCAACCAATCGTGAGAACTACATTCACAG GATTGGACGCGGAGGTCGGTTTGGTAGAAAAGGTGTGGCCATAAACTTTGTTACAGAGGAGGACAAAAGGATTCTGCGTGATATTGAGACTTTCTACAATACTACAGTGGAGGAAATGCCTATGAATGTGGCTGATCTTATTTGA
- the EIF4A2 gene encoding eukaryotic initiation factor 4A-II isoform X2, which produces MSGGSAEYTRDHGGPEGMDPDGVIEIQKVILALGDYMGAMCHACIGGTNVRNEMQKLQAEAPHIVVGTPGRVFDMLNRRYLSPKWIKMFVLDEADEMLSRGFKDQIYEIFQKLSTNIQVVLLSATMPTDVLEVTKKFMRDPIRILVKKEELTLEGIKQFYINVEREEWKLDTLCDLYETLTITQAVIFLNTRRKVDWLTEKMHSRDFTVSALHGDMDQKERDVIMREFRSGSSRVLITTDLLARGIDVQQVSLVINYDLPTNRENYIHRIGRGGRFGRKGVAINFVTEEDKRILRDIETFYNTTVEEMPMNVADLI; this is translated from the exons ATGTCAGGCGGCTCCGCGGAGTATACCAG AGATCATGGCGGCCCTGAAGGAATGGACCCCGATGGTGTCATCGAG atccagAAAGTAATTTTGGCTCTTGGTGACTATATGGGTGCAATGTGCCATGCTTGTATTGGAGGTACAAATGTTCGCAATGAGATGCAGAAGCTGCAGGCCGAGGCGCCTCACATTGTCGTTGGAACTCCCGGGCGTGTATTTGACATGTTAAACCGCAGATATCTTT ctccAAAATGGATCAAGATGTTTGTTTTGGATGAGGCAGATGAAATGTTGAGCCGTGGGTTCAAGGATCAAATCTATGAGATTTTTCAAAAGTTGAGCACAAACATTCAG GTTGTCCTGCTGTCTGCCACAATGCCAACAGACGTGTTGGAAGTGACCAAAAAGTTCATGAGGGATCCAATTCGCATCCTTGTGAAAAAAGAGGAACTGACCCTTGAGGGTATCAAACAGTTCTACATTAACGTTGAGCGAGAG GAATGGAAGCTGGACACTCTTTGTGATTTGTATGAAACTTTGACTATTACACAGGCTGTTATCTTTCTTAATACTAGAAGAAAAGTTGATTGGCTGACTGAGAAAATGCATTCTAGAGATTTTACAGTCTCTGCTCTG CATGGTGACATGGACCAGAAGGAGCGGGATGTCATTATGAGAGAATTTCGGTCTGGATCTAGTCGTGTATTGATCACTACAGACTTGCTG GCTCGTGGTATTGATGTGCAGCAAGTGTCATTGGTTATTAATTATGACCTGCCAACCAATCGTGAGAACTACATTCACAG GATTGGACGCGGAGGTCGGTTTGGTAGAAAAGGTGTGGCCATAAACTTTGTTACAGAGGAGGACAAAAGGATTCTGCGTGATATTGAGACTTTCTACAATACTACAGTGGAGGAAATGCCTATGAATGTGGCTGATCTTATTTGA